The segment GAGTGGTCTTTTCTGGATGGCGATTGCAAAGAAGGCGAATGGTACGAAGCGGACGGGCTGATCTGCTTTGTCTACGAAAACAACCCGAACCCGCAGTGCTGGAGCTTTATCAAAGGGGCCAACGGGCTGATCGCAAGGTTCGAAAACCGCCCCGACACCACCGAACTATATGAAGCAAACGAAGGGGCTGAGAAAATGCTCTGCCTCGGCCCCAAAGTCGGCGTCTAACATCACCGCCTGAACGCTGCCTCTCCCCTCTTTTTGGCCTTATATACTGTCCGCACTATCAACCGACACCGCCCGCTGCGGCACCCACATCCTTACAACAATGACCCCTGCTCGGGCGGGGTTTCAACCGGCTTTTTGCGCGGTGCCGTCTTCCCACCCACACTCATCCGCCCGTCCGCAAATTCGATCTCCAACGCCGCGGCCTGTTTCGCCGAATTGGTATCGGTCACCACCGCGCCATCCCCGCGCACCACCGCATACCCCCGCGCCAGTGTCGCCTTGTAACTCATCGTTTCGCGCAACCGCTCAAGCCCCGCGAGCCGCTCGCGCCATCCGCGCGTTTGCCGTGTGCCGGCATCCGACAGGCGCACCGACAATTTGCCAAAGGCCTCGGCCTTAGCCGACCGCTCCCGCGCCAAAGCAGACGGCCTAAACCCCTGCGCGCGGCTTTCGTAGCGGTCGCGTTTCGCGGCCACACCACGGGCCAACGCAGGCGCAAGCCGCACCGACAAGGCGTCCAGCCGCCGCCGGTCATTGGCGATCCGCTGGCGCAACGTTGCCGGCCGCAAAGACCCCGACGCATCAGCCAATCGCACGCGACGGCGCTGCACACCGGCAATCAACGCCGGCCCCAGCTGTTCGCCCGCACGATCCAGCCGCTGACGCGGCCCGTCCAGCAAGGTGTCCGCACGCGGCAAAGCCCGCGCCATATCGCGCAGGCGTTGTCCCCGCGCGCTCAGGCCATTGCTCACCAACTGCCCCATCCGCGCCGATTGTCCCTCTAGCCAAGCCGCCAGTTCGTGACGCACGGGCACCGCCAGTTCAGCCGCCGCCGTCGGCGTTGGCGCGCGCATGTCCGAGACAAAGTCAATCAGGGTCGTATCCGTCTCATGCCCCACCGCAGAAATCAGCGGAATCGCACTTGCCGCCGCTGCTCGCGCGACGACTTCTTCGTTAAATCCCCATAGATCCTCAACCGACCCGCCGCCCCGCGCCACGATCAACAAATCCGGACGGGGCAGCGCCCCACCGGGCGTCATCGCGTTGAACCCGTCAATCGCGCGGGCCACTTCGGGCGCGCATTTTGCGCCTTGCACCGCTACCGGCCAGATCAGCACCTTGCGCGGAAACCGGTCGCGCAACCGGTGCAGGATGTCACGGATCACCGCCCCCGAGGGCGAGGTCACCACCCCGATGACCTCCGGCAGGTAGGGAAGAGGCCGCTTGCGCGCCGGATCAAACAAGCCTTCCGCCGCCAGCAGTTTCTTGCGTTTCTCAAGCAGCGCCATCAACGCGCCCATGCCCGCCGGTTTTATGTCTTCAATCACGATCTGATACTTTGACTGCCCGCCAAAGGTCGTTATCCGCCCCGTGGCAATCACCTCCATGCCCTCTTCGGGCTGGGTCTCAAGCCGCGACGACACGCCTTTCCAGATGACACCGGAGATTACCGATTTGTCGTCTTTCAGATCCAGATAGATATGCCCCGAACGCGGTCGGCTGACGCGCCCGACCTCGCCCTTGATGCGCACATGGGAAAACTCGCCCTCGATCACCCGCTTGATCGCGCCGGACAGTTCTGTGACCGAAAACTCGGGGCTGTTCTGCCCGGGCTCCACGCCCTCTGGTGTATCGTCAAACATGTCCATCAGATCGCCTCGCCTCTCCGCCGACCCTTCGATAGCTTGCCCGAGCGTCACCGCGCCTGGGACATTGTCGATATGGGTCGGTTCTATCAAACGGCGCAGGGCCTAGATTGCCTTGCCCCTCGCCGCCCCACAGCTTAGAACGCCCGCAATCAAAGGCCAAGGGAGCACGCCCATGAATATCCTCATCTTAGGCAGCGGCGGACGCGAACACAGCCTTGCTTGGGCGACTTTGCAGAACCCCAAATGTGACAAGCTGATTGTCGCACCGGGCAATGCAGGCATCGCGAAAATTGCCGATTGCGCCAAGATCGACATCATGGATGGCCCCGAAGTCATCAATTTTTGCGAAGAAAACAGCATCGATTTTGTCATCGTCGGACCCGAAGCGCCCCTTGCAGCGGGTGTGGCCGATGATCTGCGCGGTGCGGGGTTTCTGGTGTTCGGCCCCTCCAAGGCCGCGGCACAGTTGGAAGCCTCCAAAGCCTTTACCAAAGAGATCTGCGCGGCCAGCAATGCGCCCACCGCCGGTTATGCACATTTCACCGACCACGCCAGCGCCAGCGCCTATGTCACCCAAACGCCTGCCCCCTTGGTGATCAAAGCAGACGGTCTGGCCGCGGGCAAGGGCGTGATCATCGCCATGACCGACGCCGAAGCCGCCGCAGCGGTGGACGAAATGTTCGACGGTGCCTTTGGCGATGCGGGTGCCGAGGTGGTGATCGAAGAATTCATGGAAGGCGAAGAGGCCTCGTTTTTTGTCCTGTGCGACGGCGAAAACGTCCTGCCTATCGGCACTGCACAGGATCACAAACGTGTTGGCGACGGCGACACGGGTCCCAATACCGGCGGCATGGGGGCCTATTCCCCGGCACCTGTGCTGTCGGATGAAATTGCGCAAAAGGCGCTCGATGAAATCATCCGCCCCACCATGGCCGAAATGGCAAAACGCGGCATGCCCTATCAGGGTGTGCTTTATGCCGGTCTGATGATTAAAGACGGCCAGCCCCGTCTGGTGGAATACAACGCACGTTTTGGCGACCCTGAATGTCAGGTCCTGATGATGCGACTTGGCGCACAGGCGTTTGATCTGATCCATGCCGCCTCCGAAAGCCGTTTGTCGGACATGCGGGTGAACTGGGCCGCCGATCACGCCATCACGGTGGTGATGGCGGCCAAGGGATACCCCGCAGCCTATGAAAAAGGGTCTGTGATCAAAGGGCTGAACGAAATGTCCGAGGACAGCAGCAATATGGTGTTCCATGCGGGCACGACGGCCAAGGACGGTGCCATCACCGCCACCGGCGGGCGCGTATTGAACGTCACAGCCCGTGGTGCCAGCCTGCAAGAAGCCCGCAACCGCGCCTATGATATGGTCAGCCGGATCGACTGGCCCGAAGGGTTCAACCGCAGTGACATCGGCTGGCGGGCGTTGGATTAAACAGCAAATACGGCACGGGCTGAACTGGCATTCCCTGCGCAACGTGCGGCGCAAGAATGGCCGTTAAAGGTAATCAGCTCTAGTCGCAGGTCAGCGCCGCAGCAAAGCTTGCGCGCCCCCTGTGCGGCCCGATGTCCCTGACGCGGAACCCTTGCGCCGCGAAACGCACCGCCGCCAGCCGCGTCCAATCCGCCGTAGCAACAATCATTTCCGGCGCGCCGTTGCAGTGCCGTATCCCGCCTGCAATGTCACTCTCGCCGATCTTGTGATTGGTATAGCCCGGCACATCCGCCACATGGGTCAACGCACCCTGATCAAACCGCCAGACGCGCAGCACTTTGGCAAGATGAGGCCGGTCGATATAGGCGATCTCAATCTTGCCATCCCCGTCCAGATCCGCAGCACCAATGGGAGCCAACCAACGATTGCTGCGCCCGATATGCGGCGTTTCAGCGATCTTTCCTTCCGCCCCGTAGACAGCAAGAGCAGCGCCGTTCGCCATGTCCGTCTCGATCACCACCACCTCCGGCTGGCCATCGCCGGTGACATCCCACAGACGCGGGGCGACGTCCTCGAAAACATGATCCTGCGGCAGATTTAGGCTGACGCGCCCCCGCCCTGCCACGTCCATTTGCAGGCTGCCCCACTCGATTGCATCGCCCAGAATACCGTGGGCATAGCGCGGCGTCGGATCCGTGAACGCCGCCGAGGTAATCTGTTGGGCACCCGCCGGCAGCGCACAAAGCGCGCCCAATACAGCGCCCAACAGCTGCATCAAATCTGCTTTGCCGGCATTTTAACCCGCAGGCCGTCCAGCTCATCGGTCACCTTGATCTGACAGGTCAACCGCGAGGTCGCCGCATCAGGTTCGAACGCGAAGTCCAACATGTCCTCTTCCATGTCGTCCTTGGCCGGCACCTTGTCTACCCAGGCCGCATCCACATAGACGTGGCACGTCGAGCAGGCGCAGGCCCCGCCGCAATCTGCCTCGATACCGGGAATGTTATTGTCGCGCGCGCCTTCCATGACTGTCAGCCCGTTGGCCACATCGACCACATGCTCTTTGCCGCCATGCTCTACGTAGGTAATTTTCGCCATGTCCGCTTTCCTGTCTTTAAAGTTTCGATTGTTTCTAGCGGCGCCAGTCGCGCTCTGCCAGCCCCTTTTCACCCCTGCGCCCCTGCGCCTACCCCATCTATGCAGCCCCCTAAAAACAGGTTAATGTCCGCGCAAAA is part of the Sulfitobacter geojensis genome and harbors:
- the xseA gene encoding exodeoxyribonuclease VII large subunit produces the protein MDMFDDTPEGVEPGQNSPEFSVTELSGAIKRVIEGEFSHVRIKGEVGRVSRPRSGHIYLDLKDDKSVISGVIWKGVSSRLETQPEEGMEVIATGRITTFGGQSKYQIVIEDIKPAGMGALMALLEKRKKLLAAEGLFDPARKRPLPYLPEVIGVVTSPSGAVIRDILHRLRDRFPRKVLIWPVAVQGAKCAPEVARAIDGFNAMTPGGALPRPDLLIVARGGGSVEDLWGFNEEVVARAAAASAIPLISAVGHETDTTLIDFVSDMRAPTPTAAAELAVPVRHELAAWLEGQSARMGQLVSNGLSARGQRLRDMARALPRADTLLDGPRQRLDRAGEQLGPALIAGVQRRRVRLADASGSLRPATLRQRIANDRRRLDALSVRLAPALARGVAAKRDRYESRAQGFRPSALARERSAKAEAFGKLSVRLSDAGTRQTRGWRERLAGLERLRETMSYKATLARGYAVVRGDGAVVTDTNSAKQAAALEIEFADGRMSVGGKTAPRKKPVETPPEQGSLL
- the purD gene encoding phosphoribosylamine--glycine ligase encodes the protein MNILILGSGGREHSLAWATLQNPKCDKLIVAPGNAGIAKIADCAKIDIMDGPEVINFCEENSIDFVIVGPEAPLAAGVADDLRGAGFLVFGPSKAAAQLEASKAFTKEICAASNAPTAGYAHFTDHASASAYVTQTPAPLVIKADGLAAGKGVIIAMTDAEAAAAVDEMFDGAFGDAGAEVVIEEFMEGEEASFFVLCDGENVLPIGTAQDHKRVGDGDTGPNTGGMGAYSPAPVLSDEIAQKALDEIIRPTMAEMAKRGMPYQGVLYAGLMIKDGQPRLVEYNARFGDPECQVLMMRLGAQAFDLIHAASESRLSDMRVNWAADHAITVVMAAKGYPAAYEKGSVIKGLNEMSEDSSNMVFHAGTTAKDGAITATGGRVLNVTARGASLQEARNRAYDMVSRIDWPEGFNRSDIGWRALD
- a CDS encoding FG-GAP repeat domain-containing protein, with protein sequence MQLLGAVLGALCALPAGAQQITSAAFTDPTPRYAHGILGDAIEWGSLQMDVAGRGRVSLNLPQDHVFEDVAPRLWDVTGDGQPEVVVIETDMANGAALAVYGAEGKIAETPHIGRSNRWLAPIGAADLDGDGKIEIAYIDRPHLAKVLRVWRFDQGALTHVADVPGYTNHKIGESDIAGGIRHCNGAPEMIVATADWTRLAAVRFAAQGFRVRDIGPHRGRASFAAALTCD
- a CDS encoding 2Fe-2S iron-sulfur cluster-binding protein produces the protein MAKITYVEHGGKEHVVDVANGLTVMEGARDNNIPGIEADCGGACACSTCHVYVDAAWVDKVPAKDDMEEDMLDFAFEPDAATSRLTCQIKVTDELDGLRVKMPAKQI